One Rosa chinensis cultivar Old Blush chromosome 3, RchiOBHm-V2, whole genome shotgun sequence DNA window includes the following coding sequences:
- the LOC112195326 gene encoding uncharacterized protein LOC112195326 isoform X1 — protein MLLRLDGLDKKKFDGSRPSATFSIGLRRVPISCDVRFQPCIDIHKEQRQSRGGRGQLCLVGGLMASLAMAPVQDDDDDQYGEISFSPAAVGVQLKDQLSSGNDYAPRNIYNHFVSDETGGATVMQTEIGTPDDPFPTRSIWNCIPWSVRLISTSTHQF, from the exons ATGCTTTTGAGGTTGGACGGTCTTGATAAAAAGAAGTTTGATGGGTCTAGGCCATCTGCAACGTTCA gTATCGGGTTAAGGCGAGTACCCATAAGCTGTGATGTTCGTTTCCAACCCTGTATTGATATACACAAG GAACAACGACAGAGTCGAGGAGGAAGAGGTCAACTTTGCTTGGTGGGTGGATTAATGGCGTCTCTAGCTATGGCACCAGTTCAA gatgatgatgatgatcaataTGGTGAGATTTCCTTTAGTCCTGCTGCTGTTGGGGTCCAATTGAAGGATCAATTATCTTCTGGAAATGACTATGCTCC CAGGAACATCTACAATCATTTTGTAAGTGATGAAACTGGAGGAGCAACTGTTATGCAAACAGAGATAGGTACTCCAGATGATCCCTTCCCAACAAG GTCCATTTGGAACTGTATACCATGGTCTGTGAGATTGATCA GTACTTCTACGCATCAATTTTAG
- the LOC112195326 gene encoding uncharacterized protein LOC112195326 isoform X2, with protein sequence MLLRLDGLDKKKFDGSRPSATFSIGLRRVPISCDVRFQPCIDIHKEQRQSRGGRGQLCLVGGLMASLAMAPVQDDDDDQYGEISFSPAAVGVQLKDQLSSGNDYAPRNIYNHFVSDETGGATVMQTEIGTPDDPFPTSIA encoded by the exons ATGCTTTTGAGGTTGGACGGTCTTGATAAAAAGAAGTTTGATGGGTCTAGGCCATCTGCAACGTTCA gTATCGGGTTAAGGCGAGTACCCATAAGCTGTGATGTTCGTTTCCAACCCTGTATTGATATACACAAG GAACAACGACAGAGTCGAGGAGGAAGAGGTCAACTTTGCTTGGTGGGTGGATTAATGGCGTCTCTAGCTATGGCACCAGTTCAA gatgatgatgatgatcaataTGGTGAGATTTCCTTTAGTCCTGCTGCTGTTGGGGTCCAATTGAAGGATCAATTATCTTCTGGAAATGACTATGCTCC CAGGAACATCTACAATCATTTTGTAAGTGATGAAACTGGAGGAGCAACTGTTATGCAAACAGAGATAGGTACTCCAGATGATCCCTTCCCAACAAG CATTGCATAA